The following are encoded in a window of Amycolatopsis lexingtonensis genomic DNA:
- the shbA gene encoding RNA polymerase sigma factor ShbA, giving the protein MISAPAAPEAVDGYSVPADLPRPEGKLGKEELDPVVAAARAGDPDAVQTLLRLVKPTVVRYCRARIGGRDLSYLSADDVAQEVCLAVLKVLPGYQDRGGSFLYLVRAIAANKVADAFRSVARDRSKPVPELPDRPLGGNEPESHVLDLDLGARLGKLLALLPPLHQEILSMRIVVGLSANETADALGISPGNVRITQYRALTKLRGMIADRGL; this is encoded by the coding sequence ATGATCTCGGCGCCGGCGGCGCCGGAGGCAGTGGACGGCTATTCCGTGCCGGCGGACTTGCCGCGGCCGGAGGGCAAGCTGGGGAAGGAGGAGCTCGACCCCGTCGTCGCGGCCGCGCGGGCCGGCGACCCGGACGCCGTGCAGACGCTGCTGCGGCTGGTCAAGCCGACGGTCGTGCGCTACTGCCGCGCGCGGATCGGCGGGCGGGACCTGTCCTACCTCTCCGCCGACGACGTCGCGCAGGAGGTGTGCCTGGCCGTGCTGAAGGTGCTGCCCGGGTACCAGGACCGCGGGGGCTCGTTCCTGTACCTGGTGCGGGCCATCGCCGCGAACAAGGTCGCCGACGCCTTCCGGTCGGTGGCGCGGGACCGGTCGAAGCCGGTGCCGGAGCTGCCGGACCGGCCGCTCGGCGGGAACGAGCCCGAGAGCCACGTCCTGGACCTCGACCTCGGGGCCCGGCTGGGCAAGCTGCTCGCGCTGCTGCCGCCGCTGCACCAGGAGATCCTGTCGATGCGGATCGTCGTCGGGCTGTCGGCGAACGAGACTGCGGACGCGCTGGGCATCTCGCCGGGCAACGTCCGGATCACGCAGTACCGCGCGCTGACCAAGCTGCGCGGCATGATCGCCGACCGCGGGCTCTGA
- a CDS encoding cupin domain-containing protein, translating to MSDSENFEGRDVGSGISVIRESTDVVGSGPRLHRHPYVETFVIIRGRARFTIGDEQRDGGAGDVLVVPAGTPHKFAVLGPGVYEAVHIHESDHFVTEWLE from the coding sequence GTGAGCGACAGCGAGAACTTCGAAGGACGCGACGTCGGGTCCGGGATCTCGGTGATCCGCGAGAGCACGGACGTCGTCGGCTCCGGGCCGCGCCTGCACCGGCACCCGTACGTCGAGACGTTCGTCATCATCCGCGGCCGCGCCCGGTTCACGATCGGCGACGAGCAGCGCGACGGCGGCGCCGGGGACGTGCTCGTCGTCCCGGCCGGCACCCCGCACAAGTTCGCGGTGCTCGGCCCCGGTGTCTACGAGGCCGTGCACATCCACGAAAGCGACCACTTCGTCACCGAATGGCTGGAGTAG